In Taeniopygia guttata chromosome 14, bTaeGut7.mat, whole genome shotgun sequence, the genomic window ACCTTGCTGTGTGTATCcatgggctgggagaggaggaagaaggcaAAAGGGCCACAGGATTACTCATATGGGTCAAGCTCTCTGTACACATCCCTGGAGATAAGGCACACAGCAGGCCCCAGTGCTGCCATGTTTCTGTGGAATAAGATGAATGCTGTAACAGAAACCCAACTTCTATCAGCTCCTTTCATCAATCCTATTCATGAATGCATGCTTTAGAGCAGATAAGGAGAACACATTTAATATCTCAGTTGTACACCTCAGCCACCAAGAGCACACACACTGCCCCATAACAGGATGTCCCCTCACTTCAAGAAGGCTCACCCAAGATTAAGGTGAAAGCAAACAGATGCATTTTCTCCATCAGGAACTCAAAACATGCCTTGCTGAGCAAAAACTCACACTGAAGATCTACTTGCATAGCTTATGAACTGAGGGTTTGCCTCACTTTTTACCTGGATGGACTCAACTGCTTTGGAAATACtggaaatcaaaacaaaacccacttaAATCTCTTTACCCTACACTCCAAATCCACTTGCTTTCAATAGTTCTCCAATTTTACCCCATGTCCTTTGGCTTGTTTGCAGTGCATCTTCACTGAGAGTTTACCATCATTGTCACTCACCCCTCAGCCCAACTTTCATTTTCTAAACAATTTACATTCTCCACCATCTCTTCTTGTCATGTATTTTCCAATGCAACTCTTCTCCTGACCTTACTACATTTTAGTGAGGAAGCCCTTACCAAGTCCATTACAGATTTCCATGTATTGTGGCAATACTAAACAAATGCACACCCctttacagagaaaatatcCCTTTTTAGACAGGGAGGCAGTAATATAAACAGACAGACAGCTGACTAAAGTGATCAAGATGCCAGAATTAacagctcaaggattttcatgtCAAGAGTTCAGGCACCTACAATACCCTGGGCTGGCCATCTAGTTCTTCTTTGGGCAAAAAAATCAATGGCTTTGATTGCAGAACTACATCTTATTTTAAATACCACAAAATACAAGCCTGCAAAAATAGTACATATCATGGtctactacaaaaaaaaaaaaaccaacaactcAGAATGTAGCTGACTTAGTCTTAAATACCATGTGCAAAGAACATTTGATCAATACTACCTATAAATACACTATTTGTATTTGTAGAAAAAAGCACAGGGCTTCGAATACAAAAATAACCCAGCTTGTGGGTGTGACCTATGCTATAATTACCTGAAAATATGACTGCAAGAGCAGTTAAAGAAATAGACAGAAGTAGGCAAACATCTGCCTAGGGAGTGTTTCCATTTAGAAAAATAGATTTGTATAAAGCTTCATAGATTTTGAGAATGTTTGTTTCATGCTCTGATGCACAGAACTGTGAGTAAGGCACACCAATACAtcagggagagaggaagagcAGGTTAGTTACTTCAGGTTATCCTAAAGCTTCCCAGAAGTTACACTTGGTCCTTCACAATTCGAGAGTGCTCACTcaggacacagcactgcaggtaaTAAGGCACATGCTTAGCTTCCTGAGCAATTTGGCAACACATTTGGGGACCTAATACATCAAATACTCGAGCAGGTGACCAAAAAAAGCAAGGGTTtgaatttctgaattttctgacACCCTGGCACACCTGCAGTAGTAGCTAAAAACACTTGTAAACCAGGCTCCACAACTCACCAGGTTATTCCAGCAACTGGGACATAACCAAAAAGTGGCAATTATCTGCCTGATACTTATTATACTCAGAGGGCACCAGAATCTGTAGCCCAAGACTGCTACTGTACCACAAATCAGTGCTAAATAATTCTGAAGTACCCTGAAATATTTGACTTTCTTCTCCCCATAACAAAATAACAATTTGCTATAGTACAGCACTAGAAAATCCCATCAAGGTTATTTGGTTCAAACACTGACACAATCAAAACAACTGGTTAGGCAGTCATCCAAAAATCTCACCAAACTCCTAccagggagcaggagggtgcCAGAGTCAACTTATGGCACTGAGATTTGGACTGGTTTAAGCTTTGTTCCAAAATATAATACagaatttcttattttgttgTTGGTCCTTGAGGTAAAATATATTCTAAGGAAATAACACTTGACTAcagaaacaaataataaaactCAACTAGAACTCACAAACAAATGAACCTCAGAGTATTTCTTTAAAAGGTTTTCCTTGGGATAATTCAAACACCACTCTTTTAACAAAACACTAATACCTCTTCAAGAGCAATATTTAGTGCAGCCAATTATCAAAAAAATAAGGCTTTTGTGAAAATAAAGTGCTATTTGTTCTGTTCTATCTGCACTTCAATCCTTCAGTATAACCTTCACCTTGAACACAAATGTGAAACTAGATTCTTCATCTTGTTATCAGAGCAGTGTCACTTCTTCCCTCAAGTTTACATTAACATGTGTTACACTTCCATTTAGCACAATGTGCTTGATTACCCAGGAAATTTAAAGCATGGCATTGAGCGTTTCAAACTGTGATCCACACCTATGCTCTAGTGCTTATCACATTTGAAGAACATCTTGGTACACTGATGGATGGGGGAGGGGTACTGTTTGCACTTGGAAAATTTTTAAATCCCACATGGATTTTGCATCATAAAATCTCAGAAAAAGCTCTATTTTGCCACTAAGACAAGAAGCTAACATGGATTTCTAAAAATGTCAGCTTGAGCCTTTTAGTTTGCAAACTATCGACCGAAGGCAGCGCTTGCGGACTAAGGCATTTCCCCAGAAATGCCACAATTTTCCCACGTACAACCAACGAGAATGAGAATCAGTTTCAGTAAGTCTTGGCTCGCTCTTCTCCGCTCAGGAACAGAAGCACAGAAGCACGTTTCATCTCAGGCAGATGCAGGCTCTTGTAGCACAGCGAGCTGGGAGTGTGCGATGTCCTGGCGTGGTGTCACCAGCTCACTCTCCCTGCGGCTCTCGCCTGGCCTCAGCCATGTGGCGGCACGGGGCGGGCACGGGGCGCCAGTACCGGGGGCTGCTGTACATCCTGATGATGTGCGGGGCCTGGATCCACGTGCTGATCAGCTGGAAGGCCACCAGGTCCAGCGTGGGCCCCTCGAAGGCTGACAGCAAGTTCACGGGGGCTGCTTCCTTGAGGAACCGGGGTAGCGCCACGGCCTCGGGGACGTTGGTGTTGCCCAGGAAGAAATCCATCAGCACCTGCTTGCGCAGGCAGTCCCTGAGGTACAGCACCAGGTCCTCCAGCCGCTCCACCAGGAACTGCTCGTCCCAGGCCTCCAAgggcccctgcagcagcagggagaagagggCTGTCTTCAGGACGTAGGAGGAGAGCACCCGGCCCCACTGGGAGCAGAAGGGCTCCTCCAGGCCGTGCCTGCGGAGGTCCCGCAGGCCCTTGAGGATCTGCAGGCACTTGAGGTGGCAGGAGGCGGCCGGCGCCTGCTCCTTCAGCCAGGCCAGCAGCCGCTGCTCCTGCCGCGAGGCGTTCAGGCCCCAGAGCGCCTCGGGGGCCAGCGGGCCCAGCGGGCCCTCGGGCGGCAGGGCCGTGAGGTAGAGCGCGTCGCCCAGAGGCACGGCCGGGATGAGGCGCACGGCCATGGAGATGTGGCAGCAGACGTAGTCGGAGCAGGGCAGGATGTGCAGCGTGGGCGGCTGCCCGGGGCACGCCGAGAGGCTGACGCGGCACCGCTCCTGCAGCCGGTACCGCACGGCTCCCAGGCACCGCTGCAGATGGCCCTGGAACCAGCGCAGCACCAGCCCCGAGGAGAGGTGGCTGCGGCCCTGCAGCTCCACGCAGAAGCCCTCGGCAAAGGGCCGGCAGCGTCGTGTCCAGCCGTCCCTCGCCCGCAGGCCGCAGACGAAGGCGCCGCACGGCCCCGGCCCGTCAGCACAGCGCGGCTGGGGCTCCAGGTGCGGCGGCAGCCGCAGGGGCACCAGGATATCGAAGCAGTCGGGGCTGCGCACCTTGTGCTGCTCGTAGGCGCTGCCGATGCGCACGAAGTCCCCGCGCAGGCTGAGAGCCAGCGGgccgggctgcagcccctgcgCCTTGGCGGCGCGCACCAGCTCGGCCACCACCCGCCCCACGTGCGCCTTGCTGTGCCCCAGCACGTGCGGCGACACCCGCAGCTGCCGCGCGTGGAACCGCTCCAGggccccgcgccgcgcccccgccgcgccccgcgccccgccgcgcccggcgccgccgcccgccgcgccgcaGCAGCGGGCGAGCAGGCAgccgagcagcagcagcgccgaGCCCTTCAGCAGCGGCACCCCGGAgcccgccgcctccgccgccgcctcctccgggCCCCCCGCGCCCTCGCCGGCCGCGCTGCCGCGCAGCGCCTGGAAGAGGCAGAGGAGCGCGGTGCAGAGCGCGGTCAGCAGCGGCCACAAGCCCCGCACGCTGAGCGGGGGGACGCGCAGGGCGCGGCGGGGGCTCGGGCCGCGggggcagccgccgccgcccagCCCCGCGGGCGGGGAGCGCCCGCCCCCGCCGGCCCCCTCCTCCGCCGCCCCGGCCGCCCCCAGCGCGGGCCGCGCCGCtgccccgagccccgccgcGCCCTGCCTGCCCGgccgccgctccgcgccgctccgccgccggcTTCCTCTTCCGAGGGACGCGGCCCCGCGTCAGCCGCCGGCTGAGCTCAGAGGAAATGCCGCGGGCGGCGGCCCGAGGGCCGGGGGCGTTGTCCGACgggggccggcccggggcggggagcggcgccGCCCGCGAGGTCGCGGTTTCCCTACGCCGCGATCAGCCGCTTTCCCGATCAGCCTCTTTCCCGGGCTGCCGCTTTCCCGATCAGCCGCTTTCCCGATCTGGCGCTTTCCCGATCAGCCTCTTTCCCGGGCTGCCGCTTTCCCGATCTGGCGCTTTCCCGATCAGCC contains:
- the ITPRIPL2 gene encoding inositol 1,4,5-trisphosphate receptor-interacting protein-like 2; protein product: GAASLGRGSRRRSGAERRPGRQGAAGLGAAARPALGAAGAAEEGAGGGGRSPPAGLGGGGCPRGPSPRRALRVPPLSVRGLWPLLTALCTALLCLFQALRGSAAGEGAGGPEEAAAEAAGSGVPLLKGSALLLLGCLLARCCGAAGGGAGRGGARGAAGARRGALERFHARQLRVSPHVLGHSKAHVGRVVAELVRAAKAQGLQPGPLALSLRGDFVRIGSAYEQHKVRSPDCFDILVPLRLPPHLEPQPRCADGPGPCGAFVCGLRARDGWTRRCRPFAEGFCVELQGRSHLSSGLVLRWFQGHLQRCLGAVRYRLQERCRVSLSACPGQPPTLHILPCSDYVCCHISMAVRLIPAVPLGDALYLTALPPEGPLGPLAPEALWGLNASRQEQRLLAWLKEQAPAASCHLKCLQILKGLRDLRRHGLEEPFCSQWGRVLSSYVLKTALFSLLLQGPLEAWDEQFLVERLEDLVLYLRDCLRKQVLMDFFLGNTNVPEAVALPRFLKEAAPVNLLSAFEGPTLDLVAFQLISTWIQAPHIIRMYSSPRYWRPVPAPCRHMAEARREPQGE